From the genome of Cedecea lapagei, one region includes:
- the mepM gene encoding murein DD-endopeptidase MepM: protein MQQIARSVAMAFDNLSRPHRVMLGSLTVLTLAVAVWRPSIYHPQSSPMSKTIELEKNQIHSLLPEASEPLDQSPDAEDDTLPQDELDEKTAGEAGVHEYVVSTGDTLSSILNQYGIDMGDISQLASVDKDLRNLKIGQQLSWTLTADGDLQRLTWEMSRRETRTYDRTDNAFKMSSETQQGDWVNSVLKGTVGASFVSSARDAGLTSAEISSVIKAMQWQMDFRKLKKGDEFSVLMSREMLDGKREQSQLVGVRLRSDGKDYYAIRAEDGKFYDRNGSGLAKGFMRFPTVKQFRVSSNFNPRRLNPVTGRVAPHKGVDFAMPQGTPVLAVGDGEVVMAKRSGAAGFFVAIRHGRTYTTRYMHLKKLLVKPGQKVKRGDRIALSGNTGRSTGPHLHYEVWINQQAVNPLTAKLPRSEGLTGSDRSDYLAQVKEVLPQLRID, encoded by the coding sequence GTGCAACAGATAGCCCGCTCTGTCGCCATGGCATTTGACAATCTTTCACGACCCCATCGCGTTATGCTGGGGTCGCTTACGGTTCTCACTCTCGCGGTCGCGGTATGGCGACCGTCCATTTACCATCCCCAGTCCAGCCCGATGTCTAAGACCATCGAACTGGAAAAAAACCAGATTCATTCGCTGCTGCCCGAGGCCAGTGAACCTCTTGACCAGTCCCCGGACGCCGAAGATGACACCCTTCCTCAGGATGAGCTGGATGAAAAAACGGCCGGCGAAGCGGGCGTTCATGAATATGTAGTCTCTACCGGCGACACGCTGAGCAGCATTCTGAATCAGTACGGTATCGATATGGGCGATATCAGCCAGCTCGCCTCGGTGGACAAAGACCTGCGTAATCTTAAAATCGGTCAGCAGCTCTCCTGGACGCTGACCGCCGATGGCGATCTGCAAAGATTGACGTGGGAAATGTCGCGGCGTGAAACGCGAACCTATGACCGCACCGACAACGCCTTCAAAATGAGCAGCGAAACCCAGCAGGGCGATTGGGTTAACAGCGTGCTGAAGGGCACCGTAGGCGCCAGCTTTGTTTCCAGCGCGCGTGATGCTGGCTTAACCAGCGCTGAAATAAGCTCAGTTATCAAGGCAATGCAGTGGCAGATGGACTTCCGTAAGCTGAAAAAAGGCGATGAGTTCTCGGTACTGATGTCCCGTGAAATGCTCGACGGCAAACGCGAGCAAAGCCAGCTGGTGGGCGTGCGTTTGCGCAGCGACGGCAAAGATTATTACGCCATTCGTGCGGAAGACGGTAAATTCTACGATCGCAACGGCTCAGGCCTGGCAAAAGGCTTTATGCGTTTCCCAACCGTGAAGCAGTTCCGCGTTTCCTCGAACTTCAACCCGCGCCGCCTCAATCCCGTGACGGGCCGCGTCGCGCCGCATAAAGGCGTTGATTTTGCGATGCCGCAGGGAACGCCGGTGCTGGCCGTCGGTGACGGTGAAGTGGTGATGGCGAAGCGCAGCGGCGCTGCGGGATTCTTCGTTGCTATCCGTCACGGCCGCACCTATACCACCCGCTATATGCACCTTAAAAAGCTGCTGGTGAAACCGGGTCAAAAAGTGAAGCGCGGCGATCGCATTGCCCTTTCCGGCAACACCGGGCGTTCTACTGGCCCACATCTGCACTACGAAGTATGGATTAACCAGCAGGCGGTTAACCCGCTGACGGCGAAACTGCCGCGTTCTGAAGGCCTGACCGGGTCAGACCGAAGCGACTATCTGGCGCAGGTGAAAGAGGTGCTTCCGCAGCTGCGCATTGACTGA
- the lpxM gene encoding lauroyl-Kdo(2)-lipid IV(A) myristoyltransferase (LpxM is lauroyl-Kdo(2)-lipid IV(A) myristoyltransferase, an enzyme characterized in Escherichia coli and involved in biosynthesis of the form of lipid A found in that species and some closely related species.), producing the protein MEKAKKNHSEFIPEFQKAFLHPRYWGAWLGVGAFIGLALLPPGLRDPLLGKVGRLAGRLGKSARRRAQINLLYCFPELPEDQREAIIDRMFATAPQAMVLMAELGLRDPKKVMKRVDWHGKEIVDEIRAQGENVIFLVPHGWAVDIPAMLMASEGQKMAAMFHNQGNQLFDYVWNTVRRRFGGRMHARNDGIKPFISSVRQGYWGYYLPDQDHGPEHSEFVDFFATYKATLPAIGRLMKVCRARVIPLFPVYNSETHRLDIFIRPPMDDLMEADDHTIARRMNEEVELLVGPHPEQYTWILKLLKTRKEGETEPYCRDELFPKKKK; encoded by the coding sequence ATGGAAAAAGCAAAAAAAAACCACAGTGAGTTTATCCCTGAATTTCAAAAAGCCTTTCTGCACCCGCGTTACTGGGGCGCATGGCTTGGCGTAGGCGCGTTTATCGGACTGGCGCTTCTGCCTCCGGGACTCCGGGATCCTTTGCTGGGGAAAGTGGGGCGCTTAGCGGGGCGTCTTGGGAAAAGCGCCAGACGTCGCGCGCAAATTAACCTGCTTTACTGCTTCCCGGAGCTGCCGGAAGACCAGCGTGAGGCCATCATTGACCGCATGTTTGCTACCGCACCGCAGGCGATGGTGCTGATGGCTGAGCTGGGCCTGCGCGATCCGAAGAAAGTGATGAAGCGCGTCGACTGGCACGGCAAAGAGATCGTTGATGAGATCCGGGCGCAAGGGGAGAACGTGATTTTCCTTGTACCGCACGGCTGGGCGGTAGATATTCCGGCAATGCTGATGGCTTCCGAAGGCCAGAAAATGGCCGCAATGTTCCATAACCAGGGCAACCAGCTGTTTGACTATGTCTGGAACACCGTGCGTCGCCGTTTCGGTGGCCGTATGCATGCCCGCAACGACGGTATCAAACCGTTTATCAGCTCCGTGCGTCAGGGCTACTGGGGCTACTATCTTCCGGATCAGGATCACGGCCCGGAACACAGCGAGTTTGTCGATTTCTTTGCCACCTATAAGGCCACGCTGCCGGCGATTGGCCGTCTGATGAAGGTATGCCGAGCGCGCGTGATCCCGCTGTTCCCGGTTTATAACAGCGAAACCCACCGGCTGGATATTTTTATCCGCCCGCCGATGGATGACCTGATGGAGGCCGATGATCACACCATCGCCCGCCGCATGAACGAAGAGGTGGAGCTGCTTGTTGGCCCGCACCCTGAGCAGTACACCTGGATCCTTAAGCTCTTAAAGACCCGCAAAGAGGGCGAGACAGAGCCTTACTGCCGGGACGAATTGTTCCCGAAGAAGAAAAAATAG
- the msrA gene encoding peptide-methionine (S)-S-oxide reductase MsrA — protein MKTTIAAAAKRRTALCCAPALVIAALVFQNTAWSEAEPAVAIPAPLQDELPSGVKLETAVFAGGCFWGVQGVFQHVKGVTSAISGYAGGKARTANYETVSMGMTGHAESVQVIFDPTKVTYGQLLQIFFSVAHNPTELNRQGPDYGTQYRSTVFPLSDSQEKVAKAYIEQLNASHKFSAPLVTTVEEHASFYPAEKYHQNFLNDNPNYPYIVINDIPKVEQLKQLFPALWRVDPVLVKS, from the coding sequence ATGAAAACGACTATTGCTGCCGCCGCAAAACGCCGCACAGCGTTGTGCTGCGCGCCCGCACTGGTGATCGCCGCGCTGGTCTTCCAGAACACTGCGTGGTCAGAGGCCGAACCTGCGGTTGCTATTCCGGCCCCGCTTCAGGACGAGTTGCCCTCAGGCGTTAAGCTGGAAACCGCCGTCTTTGCCGGCGGCTGCTTCTGGGGCGTTCAGGGCGTTTTTCAGCATGTAAAAGGCGTGACCAGCGCAATCTCCGGCTACGCGGGCGGCAAAGCACGCACGGCAAATTATGAGACGGTAAGCATGGGGATGACCGGACATGCCGAGTCCGTGCAGGTTATCTTTGATCCGACGAAAGTCACCTACGGCCAGCTACTGCAGATTTTCTTTTCCGTCGCACACAACCCTACCGAGCTAAATCGCCAGGGGCCGGATTATGGCACGCAATATCGCTCGACCGTTTTTCCACTCAGCGATAGCCAGGAAAAAGTGGCAAAAGCTTATATCGAGCAGCTTAATGCCAGCCATAAGTTTAGTGCGCCGCTGGTGACGACGGTGGAAGAGCATGCCAGTTTCTATCCGGCAGAGAAATACCACCAGAACTTCCTTAACGACAACCCAAACTATCCCTACATCGTTATCAACGATATACCCAAAGTTGAGCAGCTTAAGCAGCTTTTCCCTGCGCTATGGCGCGTAGATCCGGTGCTGGTGAAGTCCTGA